CCAGGCGTGGTGGTACTCCGTGTACAGCATCGCGCACTCGTCGATCGGGATCAGCTCCTTGCGCTCTTCCTGCTCGCGCTCGCGGTACGCGCTCTCCGTGATCGGCTCGCGGCCGCTCATCGCGAACGCTGCACGGATGCCGTACATCTGCATGGCCGCAATGCGCATCGACTCGAGCCAGTAGAAGCGCAGTTCTTCCTGCTTGGCGCGTCCGTGGATGATGTCGATGACGTGCGCGAGGTCGCTGTTCGCAGCGTTCATCATGCCGATGTAGCGGTTGAATTCCTCCGTCTGCTTGTCAGTCGTGCTGCTCAGGAGCACGAGATCCTGCGGCTTGCTCGCCTTGTAGTCGTGGAGCGTCATGATGGCGCGCTCCTTCACGTTCAGGAGCGGGAACATGCGGTCGAGGCGCTTGTTGGCGTCCGTCATCGCCGCGACTTCGCCGCCTGCTGGCGCGGCTTCAGGATGGCCTCCAGTTCGGCCACGCGCTGCTCCAGTTCGCCCGTCTCCAGCAATTTCGTCGCCGCCTGCATCGCCGAGATGAGGAGCCGGCCACGCGCCACGGAGTTGTCCATGCCGAGGGCGTCGAAGGTGACGATCTCGATGACGCGCCGGATGTTCTGGACGGTCTCCAAGCCTTCGACGTCGTAGGCGCCGGCGAGCGTCGACTCGCGCCGCCTCCGCTGTCCGCCGAGCCTGCGTGCCTGCGCCGCTTCCTCGGCGTGCTCCGGTGAGTGCCAGAAGCAGAACTCGTGCTCATGCATGGGCGCCGAGCGGCAGCGGTCGCCGTCCTGTTTGATCGCCCTGCATGTGCGCGCCACTACCAATCGGTACCTCTGCTTGTCCCGGCGGAAGGTACTGTCCCGCTATCCAGCGATAGTGACGGTTCGCCGTCGGCGATGATCGCGTCGATGAGTGCCAGCGGGAGACGCTCGTCTTCGTGCGTCGTTCGCGGTTCTTCGTGGCGGTACGCGATGCGCGGCGGCAGCGTTGCGATCGCAAGAGAGAGAGCGACACGCCCCGCGAGGAGCGCGTCGTTCTGCAGGAGGTGGCGGGTTAGCTCTGCGTGTGCGTCAGCGCGTGCGTCGTCGCCGCCTTGAGCGTCGGGAACGTCTCGGGGCAGACGCCGCACCCGTACGAATCGTGGCTCGCCGCCCGCGCCGCCTTCTTCGTGGCCTTCTTGGCGCTCTTCTTCCTGATGTGCGCATATCGAAGCTCGTGTCGGCCGATTGGTCGTTCGCGGATTCAGATACCGGATACCTAACGCACTCCCTTCACCCCTACGCAGCAAAGTTCGTGCCCCAACTTGCACGCCTTCTCATAGAGACGTTGTCTACACAAGGTGACGTCGTCCTTGATCCCTTCTGCGGCAGCGGCACAACTTTGGCGGAGGCCATGTTGCTCGGGCGCCGGGCGATTGGCGTCGACGCGAACCCTTTGGCAAAATCATATCGGCGGCAAAATGCGCTCTGTTCGACGATCGTGATTGGGTCGCCATCAAAGAGAAAGCGGGCGCGGCGCCATTGGCTGCAAGGCCTAGGGGGCCTCGATCGCGAGTACCTGAGCAGCTGGCGAACATACCGAGTCTCAGAATCCTGCTTCGAAACCGAGACGATAATTGACGACAACACCGCTAGTGAGAGCCACCTCGCCTGGATCGTGGTGGCACCTTCACAAAACGAGAGAATCTCGGCGATCTCCTCAACGACGTGAGGAATGAACCAGAACCGTAGAACATCTTCATCCGGTCGCCAATGGAGCGACCTGAAGGGCTCCTCGTTGGCGAACAAGGGGTGCCTTGGCCCTGAGAGCAAACGTGCTTCGAGAAAGGAGCCTCTAACGGGCTGCATAAGGCGATGTAGCGCGGAGATCGCATGGAGCCTCTTCTGCGTTCGTCTGAGAAGAGAGCACGGGTAGTAGCAGCGGTCGCATGCGAACTCGATCGGCGACGCCCGCCGGCTCGGAAACGATGAACACGGCCATGCATCCTTCGATGCCATCGTGACGTCGCCTCCTTATGCAACGGCGCTGCCTTACATCGATACAGATCGACTTAGTCTCGTGTTCTTCGGCCTCAGTCAGAGGAATGTCACCCTCGTTGCCAGCGCTCCGCAATGCCTCGCTTCTTAGTCGAAAGTCGTGCTTGGCGGGCCAAGTCATCATGTTGACCTCGACTAGAGACCCAGCCATCCGCATGCGGACAGCCGTGCGATCGAACTTCCCGACGTGCGAAGTATCCGGCGCCGAAGTCGATGGATGCGGCCGTAATGCCGAAGGCGAGAGGTCCCCCCGGATGCCGGAACTGCGAGAAGATTGACATCAAATTTGGACTAGTTGACGCAATAGATATCTAGGCCGTATTCTCGGCCCCTAAGTTCGCCACGGCGCATCCACTCGGCGGACTTCCTCGCGGTTTTGAGTCCTTGGCATGGGGACAAGTGGGCCACCGCCCGATGGGGGTGTCGCCCGTGCCCTAGTGCGCACGCCAGCACGGCGCGCGTCGGGGGTCGTCATGCTTCGTCGTCTGTCCATCTTTGCGGCCGTCGTGGTGCTCACCGCGCTTTGTTCGCGCGGCACATACCAGGCCGAAGCGGTCGATCCGAACGCTACGGATATCATCACGGCGCTTCAATCCGCCGACGGCGTGCTCGACTCGCTCGCCGGGTACGACGTGCTCGGCGAGGACGTCCCGTTGACCGAACAGGACATTAGCGACGCGCTGAACCTGTCGTCCCTGTTCAGCGACGTGCTCGGAAGCGGTCTCGACGACACCGACCTCGACGCGCTGGAGAGTTCGCTCGAAGGGGCGGATACGACGCTCGGCAGCGTCGACGTGGTCGTCGGCTGCGATGGCACCTGCGACGGCGGCGAGGATCCCGTTGCCGTCACGCAGACGGGGGACGTGATCTCCGTCCACGTGCCGATTAACGCATCGGCCAGCATTCCGATTGACATGGCGTTCGCGAGCGACAACGTCACGCTGGATGGCGGCGCGCTCGACATCGAGTTTTCGGCCGCGACGACACTGGACTTTGAACTGAACACCGCCGTCGCCGACATCGACGGCCTGGCGCAGGCCTTCGTGGTCGTCGGCGAGCCGACGATCGAGTTCCGGGCGAACACCGACACCGGATCGCTCACCACCTTCACGGCGCAACTCGGGTTCACGGAGGTCTCGGTCAGCGGCGACGTCGACCTCAGCTTCGGGGCCGACATCACGCTCCAGGACCCCGAGAACGCTGCCTCGAACCCGACGATCACGCTGGATGAGTTCACCTCGACGGCGCTTGCCGACCTGGTAGACGCCTCGCTGTCGGCCGGAAGCCTCACCGGCACCGTCACGTTCGATACGACGCTCATCCCCGGCACGACCGATGGCACGCTCACGTTCAACGACACGACAGCACCGCTGGGCGACGACTTTACGTTCGACCTGGACGACGCCGGCCTGGACAAGCTGCGCAACATGACGCCGCGCGATGCGTTCCGGGCGCTGCAGCGCTTGAACTCGTGGCTCGATGGCTTGCAGGCGGGCGGCGTGCTCGACGTACAGCTTCCGCTCATCGGCGGCGACTACACCGACGTGCTGGCAATCGGCGAAAAGCTCGGCAACGCGATCGACGGGGCGCCGGAGACGGCGTGTGGCGGAGACACGGCCGACGATGACGGCGACGGCCGCATCAACGATGGCTGCCCGACAGCGGGTTCACCGGAGACGGGCGCCGAGTGCGCCAATGACACCAACGACGATGGCGACGGAGGCGGCCAGATCAACGACGGCTGCCCGATCGCCGGCGGGCTCCTGAAGCTGGACGACCCGCTCACGCCGCTCAATGAAGAGGGCGACCCGGACTTCGACGACGCGGTCGAACTGGGCGAGAAGCTCGCGGAGAGGCTGGGCCTTTCCGGCGACATAACACCGTCGTTCAGCAATACCGGCACCGGCGACCTGACGTATGTGATCGGCTTCGCGGACGGGGCGACGAAGAACATCCCCGTGGACTTTAGCGGCAGCCTCGATGTGCTTTCAGGGATCTCGGTCACCGGAGGCGCCAACTTCGGCTTCCAGGCCGGGTACGAGGCGGCGCTCACGCTCGGCCTTGACCTCTCGGCACAGCCGACGGAAGACGGCGCGGGCATCGGCTCGTGCGAGGACGGTATCGACAACAGCGCGGAGCCGGACAACGCCCTGCCCGATGATGGACAGATCGACGCGTTCGACGGCGACTGCGCCGGAACGAAGACGATCGAACAGCGAGCGTTCGTCGAGGTCGGGACATCCGCGGGCACGCCCGAACTGACAGCCGGCCTGAAGGCGACGGCGACCAACGTCACGGCTTCGGCTCGCATCGCGATCCTGGAAGCGACGATCTCGGACGCTGACATCACGGTCGCCTCCACCGGCGAAGAAGACGGCGACGGAGCCGGAAGCTGCGCGGACGGCGTCGACAACGGCGACACGGACGGCATCGACGCCGAGGACCCGGACTGCGCATCGATCGAGATCGACATCTACGACGACGGCGGCGACGGAAGGCTGACGCTGGAGGAACTCTTCAACGTGCTCGGCGACTCGACGCCGGGCGGTCCGACATTCGCGCCGGAGGCGCACGTCGCCATCGACGGCACGCTCGCGGTGGCGGCGGAACTGGGCGGCCAGGACGTGGGCGGCGGCAACATCGTGCTGTCGGGGACGCTCGACGGTCCACTCACGAGCCCATCGGACCTGTTCGACAACTTCTCAGTCGACGGCAGCGATCTGAAGACGAGCGACCTGTTCAACTTCAGTCCCTGCGGAACCGCCGACGACGAAGACGGCGACGGCAAAGTGAATGACGGCTGCCCGCAGGTCGGCGACGGCCCGGAGAGCGGAGCGGACTGCGATGACTCGGTCGACAGCGACAGCGACAGCGCAATCAACGACGGCTGTCCCGGGCTTTCGGACCCGGAGTCCGAGAGCATCGCGATGCTCGACAAGATCGTGGCGCTCGTGCGCGCGCTGGCGGATCAGATCGAAGCGATGGAAGAAAGCGACATCGGCAGTTCGCTCAGCGACCCGCTGCCGCTCATCGGCACAAGCTTCAAGGACCTGTTGAGCTACGCCGACGCGATCAACGACCTGGCGGATCAGCTCGAAAGCACTGCCGAAGAGGGTGCGGACTGCGATAACAACACCGACGACGATGGTGACAGCTACATCAACGATGGCTGCCCAACCCAGACCGGCGTGCCTGAGTCTGCGGACCAGTGCGCGCCCTCCAACAACGCCAGCGACGAAGACAACGACGCCGTCGCGGCGGGCATCCAGCCCGACGTTCCCGCGGCGGTCAATGACGGCTGCCCGGCGGTAATCCCGACGCTGCAGCGCGTCGAGACGCAGCTCGAGAAGCTCCTCTCCGATGCCTTCGACAGCCTCGGGGCGGACGATCCGAACGTATTGGAGTTGACGCACAGCGCGCCGGGCACCGCACGCGACACGAACGTGCAGGGGCTCGACGTGAGCATCACGCTCGACACGGCGGGCGGCGAGAACGATCTGCTCTTCAAAGCAGATGTCGACGTCACGCTCAAGCACGCGAGTACGCTCAATACGGATCTCTCGGCGATTGCGGGCTTCGGCGACCTGGACCTGGTCGCGCTCGACGCCTCGGGCCAGGTTGAGGCAAATGTCACCGCGGTGCTCGACCTTGACTTCGGTCTGGATCTCGATGACTTCACGCCGTTCGTACTTGGTTCGACTGGCATGTCGATCGACGCTTCACTCGTAGCCGATGACTTCGTGATTGAAGCCGCGCTCGGCCCGCTTGAGGTTAGCATCGGCACGCACGACCCGGTCGCGGAGGCAATCTGCGGCGCCGACACAACGGACAACGACAAGGACGGCCGCGTCAACGACGGCTGCGCGACCGATGTCGTGCCGGAAGACGATGGCGCCGGCGAATGCGACAACGACGTGGACGAGGATGCCGACGGTACGGCCGACGACGGTTGCCCGGAGGGCAGCGCGCCCGCGGCGACGGGCGTCGCCGAAACGACCTGCGACGAGGTGCCCGCCGTCGACGAGGACGGTGACGGCCAGTTCAACGACGGCTGTGTCTCATGGGCAGACAAAGGCCGCCTGTATCTCGGCGCGCAGTTCGACGTCGCCGAGCAGCATGGTGACACGGAGCGCGTAGCGCTCGCCGATCTGGACTTCTCGGGGCCCGGGACGGCCTTCGACGGCCCGGATACACAGCCTGCACAGTGCGAGAACATCGGCTCGGCCGGTGCGCACGATGCGTGCGCCGTGCTGCCGCTGTATTTCGAGGGCGTGGCGATCGGCGACGAGACGACGGCGGCGCACCACATCGAGGTGGGGATCGCCGACATCACCGACCTCGGCACGCTCGATGCGACGTTCCCTGACCCGTCCGCGATCGAAGACCTGATCGCGCAGCAACTGATCAACCTGGCGCTGCTGCACTCCGGCCTGGGTGAATTCTTCGACAAGCTGCGCGATTTGTTGAACGGCGAAATCTTCGGGTTCGAGTTGCCGCTCGTTGGCGACCAACTCGACGAAGCGATCGCGTTCGTCGACAAGATCGAGGCGGAGCTGATTGCGGAGTTCGCTTCAGACCCGCTCAGCGTCGGACCGCCCGCCGTCAATACGAGCGACGTGGCGGGGTTGCTGGATCCATTCCGCGACACCGTCGGCACCGCGCTCAATGACGCGGGCATCCTCGCCGACACGGACGGCGATGGGACCATCGAGCCTACCGGAGCCGACGGCGACTTCCTGTACGAGTTCTTCTGTGACGGGAATCCCTGCATCGCGCCGGAGACCGACTGCACGGGTTCTGCCGACGATGATGCCGACGGCAAACGAAACGATGGCTGTCCGCAGGTCGGCAACTTCGCCGAATCCGGGGCGGAGTGTGACGATGCGCTCGACAGCGATGCTGCCGCGGAGACCGGCGGCACGCTCGCCGCGCCCGACGGCACTGTGAACGATGGTTGCTTCGCGCCCGACGGCTTTGACCCGCCGGCGGGTGACATCACGGAGATCCGCTTCAACGTGCGCCTCGGTCAGCAGGGCGAGACCGGGCTGGACGCGGACTTCAACATCGGCATTCCGGGCTTGAGCCTGCAATCGCGTGGCGCGGACGAGGCGCAGATCGAGGCGACCTGGCAGATCGACCTGGGCTTTGGCGTCAACAAGGAGGACGGCTTCTTCCTGCTCACCCATGAGCCTGAAGGGCCGGCCGAGACGCCCGAGCAGTGCAACGACGACTACCTTGACAACGACAACGACGGCGTGCCGAACGACGGCTGTGATGAGCTGACGGTGGGCGCCGAAGTGACGCTCGGCGGCGCGGAGCTCGAAGGCGAGTTGGGTTTCCTGCTCGTGCGCGTCAAGGACGGCGACCCGGCGCAGGCCTGCAGCTTCGCAGTTACGAGCACCGACGCGCCATGTCTGCCAGGCGGCGACGAGGCGGACCCGCAGTCCGTGTTCCGTCCGCAGTTCACCATCAATCTCATGGACCCCGGCGCGTCGCCGGACGGAAAGTTGACATTCACCGACGTCGCGAACATGCCGTCATTCAGCGACCTGGTCGAGTTCGACCTGACGGCCGATGCTGACGTCAACCTGCACATCGAAACATCGATCGCGGGCGAGGCGGCGCTGCCGAAGCTGATCGGCGACTTCAAGCTTGACTGGCACTGGTCACTCAACGGTGAGAATGACACCGACAAGCTCGAAGATCCGAACGCGAACGCTTGCACGGACACGTCGCCGGGTGGCGGCATCAACGCCGAGGACACGGGACAGAACTGCCTGGGCCTGATGATCGACGACCTTGTGCTGGACGCGGGCACGTTCATCAGCAAGTTCCTGGCGCCGACGTTCTCTGACATCCAGGAATATACGCGCCCACTTCAGCCCGTGATCGACGTGCTGGAGGCGTGCATCCCCGTGCTGTCCGAGATGTCCGGTTCGTGCCAGTCGCTGCTGACACTGATCGAGACCTTCGGGCCATCCGATCCACGGTTGGAACTGATCATCACGGTCGTGAAGATCGTGTCGTTCGTCAACAGCATCCCGACAACGGCACCCGGAGGCGACCTCACGATACCGATCGGCGATGGTTCGTTTGGGCTTGACGGCGCCCTGCTCCAGAAGGGCACGCTGCCCGCATCGCAGGCGCGAAGCGCCTACACGGATACCATCGACGGACTCGCATCGCTCCTCGACGGCGTCGACGACACGTTCGGGCCGGCGGCGACGGACGGCGATGTGACGAGCGTCACCGGTACGAAGTCGATCGGTTTCAGCTTCCCGGTGTGGGACGACCCTGGCCAGTTGCTGACGCTGATGTTCGGCCAGGACGTCGTACTGGTGCAGCTCGACGCCGAAGCCGAAGCGAGCTTCAACTACAGCCAGAAGTTCGGGCCGATCTGGTCGCTGCCTCCGGTGTTCCTGGAGGTGGGCGGCAGCGCGACCCTGCGCGGCCGGCTGACGATCGGCTACGACACGCAAGGTCTGCGCGAGGTCCTGCTCGAAGGCGCCGACGCGGCTTCGCTGCTCAACGGTCTGTTCCTGGGTGATCAGAACGCGCAGGGCATCGACGACTGCGAGCTGGAACTGCGGGGAGAACTGTTCGCGGGCGCGAACGTCAGCGTGCTGATCTTCTCCGCGGGGGCGCGCGGCGGCGTGTTCTTAAACCTCTGCCTGGACCTGCAGGACCCGAATACCGACGGAAGACTGAAGTTCCAGGAAGTCGCGAACATCATCGAGGCGACGGGCAATCCATTCTGCATCTTTATCTTCTCGGGAGAGTTCGGCCTCTTCGTGAAGGTGTTCGCGGAAGTCGATCTGTTCTTCTGGTCTCAGACCTGGGAGAAGCTACTTGCCGAGATCACGTTGCTGCAGTTCGAAGTGCAGTGCGATCTGAACGTCGAACCGATTCTCGCCGGGGAGGTCGAGAACTCTGCCGGATTACCTGCTGATACCGAGACAGGTGTGCTACTCCTGCACACCGGACCGCACTCCGACAGACGTGGCGCAGGGTCGATCGGCATCAATACGACCGCGGAGGAATTCACGGTCACGCAGATCGACGACAACACTTTGACGGTGACGGCGTTCGGCATCACGCAGACGTTCGTCACGGAAGCGGCTGGTGGCTGGTCGCTTGTCATAGGCGATATGAGCGACTCGCCGGGCGACCCGAAGGATGACGAGGACGAGATCCACCTGCTCGATGGCGTCGTCGGGGCGGAGTCCGAATGCCTCGACGCGGACGATGACGACGATCCGCTGGACGGCTTCATAAACGACGGCTGCCCGAAGGTCGGCGACGACAAGGAGTCGGGCGACCAGTGCGAGAACGACATCGACGACGACGGCGCAACTGACGACGGTGAGACGGAGTCCGTCGTGAACGACGGCTGTCCAACCGTTGGTGAGGTCATTGACTTCACCGTGCCGAGCGTGCTCATTGGCGGTATCGGCAACGACAAGTTCACGGGCAGTCTCGGGAATGACTTCATCGACGGCGGCGCCGACGATGACGTCATCCAGGCGCGCGAAGGTGACAACGACATCATCGGCGGCCAGGGCGACGACTCGATCGATACCGGTACAGGCGTCGACTTCATCCTTGGCGATGATGGCACGATCGCAAGGCCGGACATCACGCCGAGCGGCAGCTCAGGCGGCGACGATGGCATCGACGCTGGATTGGGCGCGGACACGATCCGCGGCGGCCCGGGCGATGACAACATCACGGGCGGTATTTCAAACTCGACGCTGGCCGCAGTAGGCCCGGCAGAAACCGGCCTGGAGTGCACGAACCAGCTTGACGACGACGGCGACACCAAGGTCAACGACGGCTGCATCGACGCCGGCGATAACATCGGCGGCGGCGACGGGCTCGACACGATCAACGGTGGCGACGGCGACGACACGATCAGCGGCAACAACGGCTCCGACAACATCAACGGGGCCAACGGCAACGATACGATCAACGGCGGCAACGAGAACTCTCCCGACGCTGACGGCGATCCCGAGGCCGGCGCCAACTGTGACGACGGAGACGACGACGACGGCGACACCATCGCCGACGACGGCTGCCTCGGTGACGTGATCATGGGCGGCCCCGGCTCCGACACGCTTGATGGCCAGGGCGGCGACGACAAGGTCATCGGCGGTAGTCTCCTGGCCGGCCAGGCCGACGAGGGTGACGCGCAGGTCAACGGCGGAGCCGATGACGACCAGATCTTCGGTGACAACGTGGAGTACGTCGACGACGGCTCCGGCGGTGCCACGTTCAACCTCGTCAACCCGAACATCGGCGGCATCGACAAGATGCACGGCGGCGACGGCAACGACACGATGCGCGGCCAGGTCGGCGCCGACGAGATGCTCGGCGGCAACCACGACGACAATATGGACGGCAACGCCGGCAACGACATCATGCTCGGCGATGACGGCACGATCTCGACGAGCGTCACGGTCACCGAGGACGGTGACGACGGCGTCGACACGATGCACGGATCCGAGAACGACGACGACATGTACGGCGGCGGCGACGACGACGTCATGTTCGGCGACGGCGGCGGCGACTACATGGAGGGCAACGGCGACGACGACGAGATGCGCGGCGGCCAGCAGGACGACGACATGTATGGCAACGACGACGAGGACACCATGCACGGTGACTCGGGCGACGACTACATGGAGGGCAATGGCGGCTCCGACGTCATGCGCGGCGGCATCGGCCAGGACGACATGATCGGCGGTTCTTCTACCGCCGGCGAGGAGGACGACGAGACGCTGGTCGCACTGCTGACGGTCCGCGGCGACACGATGAACGGCGACTCTAACCAGGACGTCATGGTGGGCGACAACGGCACGATCGAGCAGCTCGGCGGCAGTTCGACCGCCGATGGCGCGGTGAACCGCACCGTTACGCTGCTCGACCTCGACTGCGACGACGACAACGAGGCCGGCAACGACCACATGTTTGGCGATTCCGGCAACGACGACCTTTACGGTGGCGGCGAAAACGACGTCGTCCACGGCAACAGCGGCGATGACTACGCCGAGGGTAACTGCGGCGACGACGACGTCTTCGGCGACGCGCACCAGGACGACTTGATTGGTGGCACGTCCGACGAATCGAACGGCGCATCCGCCGGCGGCGGCGTGCCGGACGGCGACGACGACATGTACGGCGGCAGCAACGCTACCGACGTGTTCCCGACGCCGCAGTACGACGTGATGGCTGGCGACAACGCCTCGATCCAGCGGCCGCTGTCCGGCGACGACTGGATCACGGACGACTTCAACCCGCCGTCCGTCGAAGCCGTGGTCAAGCGGGATCTCTCGCTCTACGACGTCGCGACTGCCGCCGGACCGGCGATCAGTGCGACGCTCAACGGCGACGACGAGATGTTCGGCGAGTCCGACTTCGACATCATGTACGGAGGCGGCGGCGACGACACGATGCACGGCAACGGCGGCGACGACCACGTTGAAGGCAACGCGGGCGACGACACGCAGTACGGCGACGCCGGCCAGGACGACCTCATCGGTGGTACGGGACGCACCGTCTCCAACGACCCGGCCAGCGCTGCGGACGGCCGCCTCGACGAGGAGGACGGCGGCGACAACGATACGCAGTACGGCGGTGACGGCGCGGACAGCGTCCTCAGCGGCGACTACGACACCATCGTCGGCGACAACGCGACGGTGGACCGCCCGGTCCACGCTTCGGGCGCCGACGCGGGCGAATGGATGGTCAACTCGTTCAACGCGGCGGTCACGCGCAACATCGTGTTCTACGACGTGGGGATGATCGCTCCTTCGGGCGGACCCGCGGCCGCGGGCACGAACGGCGATGACACGCAACGCGGCGAGCGTGACGACGACACCATGTACGGCCAGGGCGGCTCTGACGACATGCAGGGCAACCAGGGTGACGACTACATGGAGGGCAACGACGGCAGCGACGACATGCAGGGCAACGCGGACGACGACGACATGGCCGGCGGTACGGGGCGCATCGCGCAGTTCGACACCGTGGCGGATGCCGTTGTACAGGATCCGTCAGGCCCCGCAGCGGGTCGCGACGACCGCGGTGACGGCGGTGAACTGTCGATGTCCGGCGGGACCGGCTTCGACTTCATGATCGGCGACAACGGCGTCATCACGCGCGTCCTTGACGGGAACGGGGCGTGGGTAGCCAGCACCAACCGCAGCGGCGGACCTTCCGCCAACGGCGTCCAGCACAACCCGGTCGTACTGCGCGACGTGCAGGTGCTTGGCGGCGCCTCGTTCGCGGGCGCGAGTGGCGGCGAGACCGACATGACCGGCGATGAGCAGGACGACATCATGTACGGGCAGGGCGGCGCCGACGAGATGTTCGGCAACGCCGGCGATGATTACATGGAGGGCAACCACGACGGCGACGACATGGAGGGCAACGAGGGCCAGGACGACATGCTCGGCGGCGGCTCCGACGATTCGGACACCGCCGATGACGAGGAGTCCGCGCTCGACCTGCTCGACGGCGACGACGCCATGAGCGGCGAATCCGGCATCGGCGACGGCGCAGCGGACGGCGATGACGCCGACGTCATGATCGGCGACAACGGCCTCATCGACCGCTGCCCGGCGGCGCTCGACTGCGAATGGCAGGTCAACTCGTTCAACGACTCGTTCTTCCGGGTGGTCACCATCTTCGACGTGGAGATGGCCGGCAGCCCGCTCGACCTCTCGCTGAGCGGCGATGATGACATGTACGGCAACGACAACGACGACACCATGTACGGCCAGGGCGGCGAGGACGAGGTCTTCGGCGGCTCCGGTGACGACTACATGGAGGGCAATGCCCACAGCGACTACATGGCCGGCGGCCCGCAGCAGGACGACATGCTGGGCGGCACCGGCCGCACGAAGAGCGACGACGCATCGACGCTCGTGGCGGGACGCACCGACGAAAGTACGGACGACCGCAACGTGCCGCTCGGCAGCAACCCCGCGCTCAACGTGGTGCTCGGCGACACGATGATCGGTGACGTCGAGGCCGACGGCTCTTCCGGCGCCGACGACGGTGCGGACGTGATGCTCGGAGACAACGGCCGCGTGTCGCGCCCAACGACCGGCGGCGAATGGATCGGCCTCTCGTACAAGCTCCAGGCCGACGAGGTCGGTGATGTTGCGAACCGCCACGACTCGACGGGCGATAAGATCGTCCGCCGCGTCGACCGTGACGTCGCGAACATCGACACGACGCCGGGTATGACCGCCGGCAGCGACTTGATGGTCGGCAACGGCGGCGATGACGACATGTACGGGCAGTTCGACAACGCCAACCCGGCAGTGCCGCAGCCCGACCTTCAGAACCCGGCCGACCCGACGACCGCCGTCGGCGACGAGATGTACGGCAACGAGGGCGAGGACGCGATGTCCGGCGACCAGGGCGTGTTCGACAACCGCGTCCTACCACCACCGGCACAGGAGCACTTCGAGCCGAACGAGCCGTTCATCGACGACGATAAGTTCACGACTGACACGCTGTTCCGCGA
The Dehalococcoidia bacterium DNA segment above includes these coding regions:
- a CDS encoding DNA methyltransferase; amino-acid sequence: MSADWSFADSDTGYLTHSLHPYAAKFVPQLARLLIETLSTQGDVVLDPFCGSGTTLAEAMLLGRRAIGVDANPLAKSYRRQNALCSTIVIGSPSKRKRARRHWLQGLGGLDREYLSSWRTYRVSESCFETETIIDDNTASESHLAWIVVAPSQNERISAISSTT